A single Ctenopharyngodon idella isolate HZGC_01 chromosome 22, HZGC01, whole genome shotgun sequence DNA region contains:
- the LOC127505308 gene encoding SLAM family member 5-like, with protein MWAFILYFICAEVCGEVDDIETVKVKEGGFLNLNPGLHDPNGDVQILWTFESGRQSTRVAQMHQGKIYTHYDKRLTGRVQLDQETGILTITDIRTNESGLYKALIVINTHISGRRYKVDVYAPVSVPAIRSSSALHQSTGTSEEICSVLCSVRNDRDVFISWYKGGEIVNQTSNPDLSINLSLQLELHYNDSEIYSCTAANPVSNKSVSLHMKEICPRHEDCLDHCGVTEALIRLVLSGLVGIATVFFLVEHVRICSVQRRAAASV; from the exons ATGTGGGCTTTCATCTTATATTTCATCTGTGCGGAGG TGTGTGGAGAGGTTGATGACATTGAAACAGTGAAAGTGAAAGAGGGAGGTTTCCTCAATCTGAATCCGGGACTTCATGATCCTAACGGAGACGTTCAGATACTGTGGACGTTTGAAAGCGGCAGACAAAGTACTCGTGTCGCACAGATGCATCAAGGAAAAATATACACTCATTATGACAAGAGACTCACTGGCAGAGTGCAGCTAGACCAAGAGACAGGGATTTTAACCATTACTGACATCAGAACTAATGAATCTGGACTGTATAAAGCATTAATCGTCATCAATACACACATCTCAGGACGGAGGTACAAAGTTGATGTTTATG CACCTGTCTCTGTACCTGCCATCAGGAGCAGCTCAGCTCTGCATCAATCTACAG GTACATCAGAGGAAATATGCTCTGTGCTTTGCTCTGTGAGAAATGATCGAGACGTGTTCATCTCATGGTATAAAGGGGGTGAAATTGTGAATCAAACCAGCAATCCTGATCTCAGCATCAACCTCAGTTTACAATTAGAGCTTCATTATAATGATTCAGAGATCTACAGCTGCACGGCTGCAAATCCAGTGAGCAACAAGAGCGTCAGTCTTCACATGAAAGAGATCTGCCCACGACATGAAG ATTGTCTGGATCATTGTGGCGTCACCGAAGCTCTGATTCGACTGGTTCTGTCTGGTCTGGTGGGAATCGCCACTGTTTTCTTTCTGGTCGAACATGTGAGGATCTGCTCAGTTCAGAGAAGAGCTGCTGCTTCTGTGTGA